Proteins co-encoded in one Malus domestica chromosome 09, GDT2T_hap1 genomic window:
- the LOC103424873 gene encoding factor of DNA methylation 1-like isoform X1, with the protein MDYSSEDESDISDSEIHEYKDKPYEQLREGKYKVKGPNGTLRCPFCAGKKKQDYKFKDLLQHASGVAKGSALRNAKQKANHLALALYLENDLASEGDQVQRPTLPAPVAQQEKQEDLYVWPWTGIVVNIVSQPKDGKDLLDSGYWMRKFSKYKPSEVRTLCNEGNPAACAVVYFSKDWNGFGNATDFEKTFETDCQSKKDWNARKEQPGSSIYGWCARADDYHSQGQIGEFLRKTGELRTVSDIVQEAARKRNDVVASLANEIDMTNENLDELRYKYNERTLSLSRMLEEKDRLHNDFVKETRKMQQMARNNVQRILEEQEKLNYELESKKKKLDSWSKELNKREALTERERQKLDEDKKKNDDRNNSLQLASEEQKKADESVLRLVEMQKREKEDALNKILELEKQLDAKQKLEMEIEELKGKLEVMKHLGDQDDDAVQSKIKEMEDELGEKVDELEDLESLNQTLITKERQSNDELQEARKELIVGLSEMLSGRSNIGIKRMGDLDQKPFMNTCKERFTLEKAQVQASTLCSLWQDNLTNPDWHPFKVITVNEEPKEILDEEDEKLRNLKEEWGNEIHECVVTALKELNDYNPSGRYVISELWNFKEGRKATLKEVISFVLKSIKTLKRKRT; encoded by the exons ATGGACTACAGCTCTGAAGATGAATCTGATATTAGTGATTCCGAGATCCATGAATACAAAGATAAACCCTATGAGCAGTTACGGGAGGGAAAATATAAAGTAAAGGGTCCTAATGGGACTCTTAGATGCCCCTTTTGTGCGGGGAAGAAGAAACAAGATTACAAGTTTAAGGACCTCCTCCAACATGCTTCAGGGGTGGCCAAAGGTTCTGCTCTCAGAAATGCGAAGCAGAAAGCCAACCACCTTGCCTTGGCACTCTACTTGGAGAATGATCTAGCCAGCGAAGGAGACCAAGTACAGCGTCCAACTTTACCGGCTCCTGTTGCTCAGCAAGAAAAGCAAGAAGACCTCTACGTGTGGCCTTGGACTGGCATTGTTGTAAACATAGTGAGCCAGCCAAAGGATGGAAAAGATCTTCTAGATTCTGGATACTGGATGAGAaagttttcaaaatataaacCTTCAGAAGTTCGTACTTTGTGCAATGAAGGCAATCCAGCTGCATGCGCTGTAGTATATTTTAGTAAAGATTGGAATGGTTTTGGGAATGCTACTGATTTTGAGAAGACGTTTGAAACCGACTGTCAAAGTAAAAAGGATTGGAATGCACGAAAGGAACAGCCTGGCTCAAGCATCTATGGGTGGTGCGCTCGTGCTGATGATTATCACTCCCAAGGGCAGATAGGGGAGTTTCTTCGCAAGACAGGAGAGCTAAGAACGGTATCTGACATTGTACAGGAAGCAGCTAGAAAAAGAAATGATGTTGTGGCAAGCCTGGCCAATGAAATTGATATGACAAATGAAAATCTGGATGAACTGCGATACAAGTACAATGAGAGGACACTGTCTTTAAGTAGGATGCTTGAAGAGAAAGACCGGCTGCACAATGACTTTGTTAAAG AAACGAGAAAGATGCAGCAAATGGCAAGAAATAATGTTCAGAGAATATTAGAGGAACAAGAAAAATTGAATTATGAGTTGGAGTCTAAAAAAAAGAAACTTGACTCCTGGAGCAAAGAATTAAACAAACGGGAAGCATTGACTGAGCGTGAGAGGCAAAAACTTGACGAGGATAAGAAGAAG AATGATGACAGAAACAATTCACTACAATTGGCTTCCGAGGAGCAGAAAAAGGCTGATGAGAGTGTCTTGAGGCTGGTTGAAATGCAAAAG AGAGAAAAAGAGGATGCCTTAAATAAAATACTTGAGTTAGAAAAGCAGCTGGATGCTAAACAGAAGCTGGAGATGGAGATTGAAGAGCTAAAAGGGAAATTAGAGGTGATGAAGCATCTAGGGGATCAAGATGATGATGCTGTTCAATCAAAGATAAAAGAAATGGAAGATGAATTAGGGGAAAAAGTTGATGAACTTGAGGATTTAGAATCTCTAAATCAAACTCTTATCACCAAAGAACGCCAAAGCAATGATGAGTTACAAGAAGCGCGTAAAGAATTAATAGTG GGTTTGAGTGAAATGTTGAGTGGTCGATCTAATATTGGGATAAAGAGAATGGGTGATCTTGATCAGAAGCCCTTCATGAACACATGCAAGGAACGATTCACTCTTGAGAAAGCACAGGTGCAGGCCTCCACTCTATGTTCCTTGTGGCAGGACAATCTAACAAATCCTGATTGGCATCCTTTCAAGGTTATAACAGTCAATGAGGAGCCCAAG GAAATACTTGATGAGGAAGATGAGAAGCTACGAAATCTGAAGGAGGAGTGGGGCAATGAGATACATGAGTGTGTCGTTACAGCCTtgaaagaacttaatgattacAATCCAAGTGGGAGGTATGTTATCTCTGAACTTTGGAACTtcaaagaaggaaggaaagccaCACTGAAGGAGGTTATCAGTTTTGTCTTAAAGAGTATTAAGACACTCAAGCGAAAGAGAACATGA
- the LOC103424873 gene encoding factor of DNA methylation 1-like isoform X2: MDYSSEDESDISDSEIHEYKDKPYEQLREGKYKVKGPNGTLRCPFCAGKKKQDYKFKDLLQHASGVAKGSALRNAKQKANHLALALYLENDLASEGDQVQRPTLPAPVAQQEKQEDLYVWPWTGIVVNIVSQPKDGKDLLDSGYWMRKFSKYKPSEVRTLCNEGNPAACAVVYFSKDWNGFGNATDFEKTFETDCQSKKDWNARKEQPGSSIYGWCARADDYHSQGQIGEFLRKTGELRTVSDIVQEAARKRNDVVASLANEIDMTNENLDELRYKYNERTLSLSRMLEEKDRLHNDFVKETRKMQQMARNNVQRILEEQEKLNYELESKKKKLDSWSKELNKREALTERERQKLDEDKKKNDDRNNSLQLASEEQKKADESVLRLVEMQKREKEDALNKILELEKQLDAKQKLEMEIEELKGKLEVMKHLGDQDDDAVQSKIKEMEDELGEKVDELEDLESLNQTLITKERQSNDELQEARKELIVVIELEARKSTLRKKKKRPKCFRVMSW, translated from the exons ATGGACTACAGCTCTGAAGATGAATCTGATATTAGTGATTCCGAGATCCATGAATACAAAGATAAACCCTATGAGCAGTTACGGGAGGGAAAATATAAAGTAAAGGGTCCTAATGGGACTCTTAGATGCCCCTTTTGTGCGGGGAAGAAGAAACAAGATTACAAGTTTAAGGACCTCCTCCAACATGCTTCAGGGGTGGCCAAAGGTTCTGCTCTCAGAAATGCGAAGCAGAAAGCCAACCACCTTGCCTTGGCACTCTACTTGGAGAATGATCTAGCCAGCGAAGGAGACCAAGTACAGCGTCCAACTTTACCGGCTCCTGTTGCTCAGCAAGAAAAGCAAGAAGACCTCTACGTGTGGCCTTGGACTGGCATTGTTGTAAACATAGTGAGCCAGCCAAAGGATGGAAAAGATCTTCTAGATTCTGGATACTGGATGAGAaagttttcaaaatataaacCTTCAGAAGTTCGTACTTTGTGCAATGAAGGCAATCCAGCTGCATGCGCTGTAGTATATTTTAGTAAAGATTGGAATGGTTTTGGGAATGCTACTGATTTTGAGAAGACGTTTGAAACCGACTGTCAAAGTAAAAAGGATTGGAATGCACGAAAGGAACAGCCTGGCTCAAGCATCTATGGGTGGTGCGCTCGTGCTGATGATTATCACTCCCAAGGGCAGATAGGGGAGTTTCTTCGCAAGACAGGAGAGCTAAGAACGGTATCTGACATTGTACAGGAAGCAGCTAGAAAAAGAAATGATGTTGTGGCAAGCCTGGCCAATGAAATTGATATGACAAATGAAAATCTGGATGAACTGCGATACAAGTACAATGAGAGGACACTGTCTTTAAGTAGGATGCTTGAAGAGAAAGACCGGCTGCACAATGACTTTGTTAAAG AAACGAGAAAGATGCAGCAAATGGCAAGAAATAATGTTCAGAGAATATTAGAGGAACAAGAAAAATTGAATTATGAGTTGGAGTCTAAAAAAAAGAAACTTGACTCCTGGAGCAAAGAATTAAACAAACGGGAAGCATTGACTGAGCGTGAGAGGCAAAAACTTGACGAGGATAAGAAGAAG AATGATGACAGAAACAATTCACTACAATTGGCTTCCGAGGAGCAGAAAAAGGCTGATGAGAGTGTCTTGAGGCTGGTTGAAATGCAAAAG AGAGAAAAAGAGGATGCCTTAAATAAAATACTTGAGTTAGAAAAGCAGCTGGATGCTAAACAGAAGCTGGAGATGGAGATTGAAGAGCTAAAAGGGAAATTAGAGGTGATGAAGCATCTAGGGGATCAAGATGATGATGCTGTTCAATCAAAGATAAAAGAAATGGAAGATGAATTAGGGGAAAAAGTTGATGAACTTGAGGATTTAGAATCTCTAAATCAAACTCTTATCACCAAAGAACGCCAAAGCAATGATGAGTTACAAGAAGCGCGTAAAGAATTAATAGTG GTAATCGAATTGGAAGCtagaaaaagtacattaagaaagaaaaagaagcggCCAAAGTGCTTTAGAGTGATGAGTTGGTAA